Proteins from a genomic interval of Macaca mulatta isolate MMU2019108-1 chromosome 18, T2T-MMU8v2.0, whole genome shotgun sequence:
- the ADNP2 gene encoding activity-dependent neuroprotector homeobox protein 2 isoform X1, giving the protein MIILRERKISKMFQIPVENLDNIRKVRKKVKGILVDIGLDSCKELLKDLKGFDPGEKYFHNTSWGDVSLWEPSGKKVRYRTKPYCCGLCKYSTKVLTSFKNHLHRYHEDEIDQELVIPCPNCVFASQPKVVGRHFRMFHAPVRKVQNYTVNILGETKSSRSDVISFTCLKCNFSNTLYYSMKKHVLVAHFHYLINSYFGLRTEEMDEQPKTNDTLSIEKIPPPDKYFCKKCNANASSQDALMYHILTSDIHRDLENKLRSVISEHIKRTGLLKQTHIAPKPAAHLAAPANGSAPSAPAPPPCFHLALPQNSPSPAAGQPVTVAQGAPGSLTHSPPAAGQSHMTLVSSPLPVGQNSLTLQPPAPQPVFLSHGVPLHQSVNPSVLPLSQPVGPVNKSVGTSVLPINQTVRPGVLPLTQPVGPINRPVGPGVLPVSPSVTPGVLQAVSPGVLSVSRAVPSGVLPAGQMTPAGVIPGQTATSGVLPTGQMVQSGVLPVGQTAPSRVLPPGQTAPLRVLPAGQVVPSGLLSPSQTVSSSAVVPVNQGVNSGVLQLSQPVVSGVLPVGQPVRPGVLQLNQTVGTNILPVNQPVRPGASQNTTFLTSGSILRQLIPTGKQVNGIPTYTLAPVSVTLPVPPGGLATVAPPQMPIQLLPSGAAAPMAGSMPGMPSPPVLVNAAQSVFVQAAAPAADTSQVLRQAKQWKTCPVCNELFPSNVYQVHMEVAHKHSESKSGEKLEPEKLAACAPFLKWMREKTVRCLSCKCLVSEEELIHHLLMHGLGCLFCPCTFHDIKGLSEHSRNRHLGKKKLPMDYSNRGFQLDVDANGNLLFPHLDFITILPKEKLGEREVYLAILAGIHSKSLVPVYVKVRPQAEGTPGSTGKRVSTCPFCFGPFVTTEAYELHLKERHHIMPTVHTVLKSPAFKCIHCCGVYTGNMTLAAIAVHLVRCRSAPKDSSSDLQVQPDFIQNSELLLVNGEVIHDSSFSVKRKLPDGHLGAEDQRRGEEQPPILNADAAPGPEKVTSVVPFKRQRNESRTEGPIVKDEALQILALDPKKYEGRSYEEKKQFLKDYFHKKPYPSKKEIELLSSLFWVWKIDVASFFGKRRYICMKAIKNHKPSVLLGFDMSELKNVKHRLNFEYEP; this is encoded by the exons GACCTTAAAGGCTTTGATCCGGGAGAGAAATACTTTCATAACACATCGTGGGGAGATGTTTCTCTCTGGGAACCTTCTGGAAAGAAAGTg agATACCGAACAAAGCCATACTGTTGTGGCCTCTGTAAATACTCTACAAAGGTGCTTACTTCATTCAAAAATCATTTACATCGTTACCATGAAGATGAAATTGACCAAGAGCTGGTGATCCCTTGCCCAAACTGTGTATTTGCATCTCAGCCCAAAGTTGTGGGAAGGCACTTCAGAATGTTCCATGCGCCTGTCCGGAAAGTTCAGAACTACACAGTGAATATTTTAGGTGAAACTAAATCATCTAGGAGTGATGTGATAAGTTTCACATGTCTAAAATGTAACTTTTCAAACACTTTGTACTACAGCATGAAGAAGCATGTGCTGGTAGCCCATTTTCACTACTTAATTAACTCCTACTTTGGCCTGCGAACTGAGGAAATGGATGAACAACCGAAAACTAACGATACTCTTTCTATAGAGAAGATCCCACCACCTGacaaatatttctgtaaaaagtGCAACGCCAATGCCAGCAGCCAGGATGCATTAATGTATCACATTTTGACATCAGACATACACAGAGATTTGGAGAATAAGCTTAGATCTGTGATTTCAGAACATATTAAGAGGACTGGACTCTTGAAGCAAACGCACATTGCTCCAAAACCAGCGGCACATTTGGCTGCACCAGCAAACGGCAGTGCTCCAAGCGCTCCAGCGCCGCCTCCTTGCTTCCATCTTGCTTTGCCACAGAACAGTCCGAGCCCAGCCGCAGGACAACCAGTGACTGTGGCCCAGGGTGCCCCTGGAAGCCTCACTCATTCCCCGCCTGCTGCTGGCCAATCCCACATGACTCTGGTCTCCAGCCCTCTGCCCGTGGGCCAGAACAGCCTCACCCTGCAGCCCCCAGCACCTCAGCCCGTCTTTCTTTCTCATGGGGTCCCACTTCATCAGTCTGTGAATCCTTCTGTGTTGCCCTTGAGTCAGCCAGTCGGACCTGTCAATAAGTCTGTTGGAACTAGTGTTCTCCCCATAAATCAGACTGTCCGCCCTGGGGTTTTACCCCTCACCCAGCCTGTGGGACCCATAAACAGACCTGTTGGGCCTGGGGTTCTTCCTGTGAGTCCCTCTGTCACCCCCGGGGTCCTGCAGGCTGTCTCGCCAGGGGTGCTTTCTGTGAGTCGGGCAGTCCCGTCTGGAGTCCTTCCTGCAGGCCAGATGACTCCTGCAGGGGTTATCCCTGGGCAAACAGCCACCTCTGGGGTTCTTCCTACTGGCCAGATGGTCCAGTCAGGGGTTCTCCCCGTGGGCCAGACAGCTCCGTCACGGGTTCTTCCCCCTGGCCAGACAGCCCCACTGAGGGTTCTCCCTGCAGGCCAGGTGGTCCCATCTGGGCTGCTTTCTCCCAGCCAGACAGTCTCCTCCTCGGCTGTTGTGCCTGTAAACCAGGGTGTGAATTCTGGGGTTCTGCAGCTTAGTCAGCCTGTTGTGTCGGGAGTTCTTCCTGTGGGCCAGCCAGTGAGGCCTGGGGTCCTGCAACTCAACCAGACTGTGGGCACCAACATTCTGCCTGTGAACCAGCCAGTGAGACCTGGTGCTTCGCAGAACACCACCTTCCTAACATCAGGCTCTATTCTCAGACAGCTCATCCCTACAGGAAAACAAGTGAATGGGATTCCGACCTACACGCTGGCCCCCGTGTCTGTCACTCTGCCGGTTCCCCCCGGAGGCCTTGCGACTGTCGCTCCACCCCAGATGCCCATCCAGCTCCTACCGTCAGGTGCAGCTGCACCGATGGCCGGCTCCATGCCCGGCATGCCGTCTCCTCCAGTGCTGGTGAATGCTGCTCAGAGCGTGTTTGTTCAGGCCGCCGCCCCTGCAGCAGACACAAGCCAGGTGCTCAGACAGGCCAAGCAGTGGAAGACCTGCCCCGTCTGCAATGAGCTCTTTCCGTCCAACGTCTACCAGGTGCACATGGAGGTAGCACATAAGCACAGCGAGTCCAAGTCTGGCGAGAAACTTGAGCCTGAAAAACTGGCAGCGTGCGCACCATTTCTAAAGTGGATGAGGGAGAAAACGGTGCGATGTCTGTCTTGTAAATGCTTGGTCTCTGAGGAGGAGCTTATACACCACTTGCTGATGCATGGTTTGGGGTGCTTGTTCTGTCCATGCACCTTCCATGATATCAAAGGTCTTTCAGAGCACAGCAGGAACAGGCACCTGGGGAAGAAGAAGTTGCCTATGGATTATAGCAACAGAGGTTTTCAATTAGATGTCGATGCCAATGGCAACCTGCTCTTTCCCCACCTTGACTTCATTACCATATTGCCAAAGGAGAAGCTTGGGGAGCGGGAAGTCTACTTGGCAATCCTGGCTGGGATACACTCCAAGTCACTGGTGCCTGTGTACGTGAAGGTGAGGCCTCAGGCTGAGGGCACCCCTGGGAGCACTGGCAAGCGAGTGTCCACCTGCCCCTTTTGCTTTGGCCCCTTTGTGACAACGGAGGCCTACGAGCTGCATTTGAAGGAGAGGCACCACATCATGCCCACAGTCCACACGGTCCTGAAGTCTCCCGCCTTCAAGTGCATCCACTGCTGTGGGGTCTACACTGGAAACATGACCTTGGCTGCCATCGCTGTCCATTTGGTGCGCTGCAGGAGTGCTCCTAAGGACAGCAGCTCAGACCTACAAGTCCAGCCGGATTTTATTCAGAACAGTGAACTGCTTTTAGTCAACGGTGAAGTGATACATGATTCCAGTTTTTCTGTTAAGAGAAAGCTGCCTGATGGCCACTTAGGGGCCGAAGACCAGCGGCGTGGGGAGGAGCAGCCTCCCATCCTGAATGCCGATGCAGCCCCAGGTCCGGAAAAGGTTACAAGTGTTGTGCcttttaaaagacaaaggaaTGAAAGCAGAACAGAGGGACCTATTGTCAAGGATGAGGCTCTTCAGATTTTAGCATTAGATCCTAAAAAATACGAAGGCCGCTCTTACGAAGAAAAGAAGCAGTTTCTTAAAGATTATTTCCATAAGAAACCATATCCTagtaaaaaggaaatagaattgTTATCCTCACTCTTTTGGGTGTGGAAAATTGATGTGGCTTCATTTTTTGGAAAAAGAAGGTATATTTGCATGAAAGCAATAAAAAATCACAAGCCTTCTGTACTTTTAGGCTTTGATATGTCTGAACTTAAAAATGTGAAACATAGATTGAACTTTGAATATGAACCATAA
- the ADNP2 gene encoding activity-dependent neuroprotector homeobox protein 2 isoform X3, whose translation MWAPHRHRVISHHHKKGEHSTDLKGFDPGEKYFHNTSWGDVSLWEPSGKKVRYRTKPYCCGLCKYSTKVLTSFKNHLHRYHEDEIDQELVIPCPNCVFASQPKVVGRHFRMFHAPVRKVQNYTVNILGETKSSRSDVISFTCLKCNFSNTLYYSMKKHVLVAHFHYLINSYFGLRTEEMDEQPKTNDTLSIEKIPPPDKYFCKKCNANASSQDALMYHILTSDIHRDLENKLRSVISEHIKRTGLLKQTHIAPKPAAHLAAPANGSAPSAPAPPPCFHLALPQNSPSPAAGQPVTVAQGAPGSLTHSPPAAGQSHMTLVSSPLPVGQNSLTLQPPAPQPVFLSHGVPLHQSVNPSVLPLSQPVGPVNKSVGTSVLPINQTVRPGVLPLTQPVGPINRPVGPGVLPVSPSVTPGVLQAVSPGVLSVSRAVPSGVLPAGQMTPAGVIPGQTATSGVLPTGQMVQSGVLPVGQTAPSRVLPPGQTAPLRVLPAGQVVPSGLLSPSQTVSSSAVVPVNQGVNSGVLQLSQPVVSGVLPVGQPVRPGVLQLNQTVGTNILPVNQPVRPGASQNTTFLTSGSILRQLIPTGKQVNGIPTYTLAPVSVTLPVPPGGLATVAPPQMPIQLLPSGAAAPMAGSMPGMPSPPVLVNAAQSVFVQAAAPAADTSQVLRQAKQWKTCPVCNELFPSNVYQVHMEVAHKHSESKSGEKLEPEKLAACAPFLKWMREKTVRCLSCKCLVSEEELIHHLLMHGLGCLFCPCTFHDIKGLSEHSRNRHLGKKKLPMDYSNRGFQLDVDANGNLLFPHLDFITILPKEKLGEREVYLAILAGIHSKSLVPVYVKVRPQAEGTPGSTGKRVSTCPFCFGPFVTTEAYELHLKERHHIMPTVHTVLKSPAFKCIHCCGVYTGNMTLAAIAVHLVRCRSAPKDSSSDLQVQPDFIQNSELLLVNGEVIHDSSFSVKRKLPDGHLGAEDQRRGEEQPPILNADAAPGPEKVTSVVPFKRQRNESRTEGPIVKDEALQILALDPKKYEGRSYEEKKQFLKDYFHKKPYPSKKEIELLSSLFWVWKIDVASFFGKRRYICMKAIKNHKPSVLLGFDMSELKNVKHRLNFEYEP comes from the exons GACCTTAAAGGCTTTGATCCGGGAGAGAAATACTTTCATAACACATCGTGGGGAGATGTTTCTCTCTGGGAACCTTCTGGAAAGAAAGTg agATACCGAACAAAGCCATACTGTTGTGGCCTCTGTAAATACTCTACAAAGGTGCTTACTTCATTCAAAAATCATTTACATCGTTACCATGAAGATGAAATTGACCAAGAGCTGGTGATCCCTTGCCCAAACTGTGTATTTGCATCTCAGCCCAAAGTTGTGGGAAGGCACTTCAGAATGTTCCATGCGCCTGTCCGGAAAGTTCAGAACTACACAGTGAATATTTTAGGTGAAACTAAATCATCTAGGAGTGATGTGATAAGTTTCACATGTCTAAAATGTAACTTTTCAAACACTTTGTACTACAGCATGAAGAAGCATGTGCTGGTAGCCCATTTTCACTACTTAATTAACTCCTACTTTGGCCTGCGAACTGAGGAAATGGATGAACAACCGAAAACTAACGATACTCTTTCTATAGAGAAGATCCCACCACCTGacaaatatttctgtaaaaagtGCAACGCCAATGCCAGCAGCCAGGATGCATTAATGTATCACATTTTGACATCAGACATACACAGAGATTTGGAGAATAAGCTTAGATCTGTGATTTCAGAACATATTAAGAGGACTGGACTCTTGAAGCAAACGCACATTGCTCCAAAACCAGCGGCACATTTGGCTGCACCAGCAAACGGCAGTGCTCCAAGCGCTCCAGCGCCGCCTCCTTGCTTCCATCTTGCTTTGCCACAGAACAGTCCGAGCCCAGCCGCAGGACAACCAGTGACTGTGGCCCAGGGTGCCCCTGGAAGCCTCACTCATTCCCCGCCTGCTGCTGGCCAATCCCACATGACTCTGGTCTCCAGCCCTCTGCCCGTGGGCCAGAACAGCCTCACCCTGCAGCCCCCAGCACCTCAGCCCGTCTTTCTTTCTCATGGGGTCCCACTTCATCAGTCTGTGAATCCTTCTGTGTTGCCCTTGAGTCAGCCAGTCGGACCTGTCAATAAGTCTGTTGGAACTAGTGTTCTCCCCATAAATCAGACTGTCCGCCCTGGGGTTTTACCCCTCACCCAGCCTGTGGGACCCATAAACAGACCTGTTGGGCCTGGGGTTCTTCCTGTGAGTCCCTCTGTCACCCCCGGGGTCCTGCAGGCTGTCTCGCCAGGGGTGCTTTCTGTGAGTCGGGCAGTCCCGTCTGGAGTCCTTCCTGCAGGCCAGATGACTCCTGCAGGGGTTATCCCTGGGCAAACAGCCACCTCTGGGGTTCTTCCTACTGGCCAGATGGTCCAGTCAGGGGTTCTCCCCGTGGGCCAGACAGCTCCGTCACGGGTTCTTCCCCCTGGCCAGACAGCCCCACTGAGGGTTCTCCCTGCAGGCCAGGTGGTCCCATCTGGGCTGCTTTCTCCCAGCCAGACAGTCTCCTCCTCGGCTGTTGTGCCTGTAAACCAGGGTGTGAATTCTGGGGTTCTGCAGCTTAGTCAGCCTGTTGTGTCGGGAGTTCTTCCTGTGGGCCAGCCAGTGAGGCCTGGGGTCCTGCAACTCAACCAGACTGTGGGCACCAACATTCTGCCTGTGAACCAGCCAGTGAGACCTGGTGCTTCGCAGAACACCACCTTCCTAACATCAGGCTCTATTCTCAGACAGCTCATCCCTACAGGAAAACAAGTGAATGGGATTCCGACCTACACGCTGGCCCCCGTGTCTGTCACTCTGCCGGTTCCCCCCGGAGGCCTTGCGACTGTCGCTCCACCCCAGATGCCCATCCAGCTCCTACCGTCAGGTGCAGCTGCACCGATGGCCGGCTCCATGCCCGGCATGCCGTCTCCTCCAGTGCTGGTGAATGCTGCTCAGAGCGTGTTTGTTCAGGCCGCCGCCCCTGCAGCAGACACAAGCCAGGTGCTCAGACAGGCCAAGCAGTGGAAGACCTGCCCCGTCTGCAATGAGCTCTTTCCGTCCAACGTCTACCAGGTGCACATGGAGGTAGCACATAAGCACAGCGAGTCCAAGTCTGGCGAGAAACTTGAGCCTGAAAAACTGGCAGCGTGCGCACCATTTCTAAAGTGGATGAGGGAGAAAACGGTGCGATGTCTGTCTTGTAAATGCTTGGTCTCTGAGGAGGAGCTTATACACCACTTGCTGATGCATGGTTTGGGGTGCTTGTTCTGTCCATGCACCTTCCATGATATCAAAGGTCTTTCAGAGCACAGCAGGAACAGGCACCTGGGGAAGAAGAAGTTGCCTATGGATTATAGCAACAGAGGTTTTCAATTAGATGTCGATGCCAATGGCAACCTGCTCTTTCCCCACCTTGACTTCATTACCATATTGCCAAAGGAGAAGCTTGGGGAGCGGGAAGTCTACTTGGCAATCCTGGCTGGGATACACTCCAAGTCACTGGTGCCTGTGTACGTGAAGGTGAGGCCTCAGGCTGAGGGCACCCCTGGGAGCACTGGCAAGCGAGTGTCCACCTGCCCCTTTTGCTTTGGCCCCTTTGTGACAACGGAGGCCTACGAGCTGCATTTGAAGGAGAGGCACCACATCATGCCCACAGTCCACACGGTCCTGAAGTCTCCCGCCTTCAAGTGCATCCACTGCTGTGGGGTCTACACTGGAAACATGACCTTGGCTGCCATCGCTGTCCATTTGGTGCGCTGCAGGAGTGCTCCTAAGGACAGCAGCTCAGACCTACAAGTCCAGCCGGATTTTATTCAGAACAGTGAACTGCTTTTAGTCAACGGTGAAGTGATACATGATTCCAGTTTTTCTGTTAAGAGAAAGCTGCCTGATGGCCACTTAGGGGCCGAAGACCAGCGGCGTGGGGAGGAGCAGCCTCCCATCCTGAATGCCGATGCAGCCCCAGGTCCGGAAAAGGTTACAAGTGTTGTGCcttttaaaagacaaaggaaTGAAAGCAGAACAGAGGGACCTATTGTCAAGGATGAGGCTCTTCAGATTTTAGCATTAGATCCTAAAAAATACGAAGGCCGCTCTTACGAAGAAAAGAAGCAGTTTCTTAAAGATTATTTCCATAAGAAACCATATCCTagtaaaaaggaaatagaattgTTATCCTCACTCTTTTGGGTGTGGAAAATTGATGTGGCTTCATTTTTTGGAAAAAGAAGGTATATTTGCATGAAAGCAATAAAAAATCACAAGCCTTCTGTACTTTTAGGCTTTGATATGTCTGAACTTAAAAATGTGAAACATAGATTGAACTTTGAATATGAACCATAA
- the ADNP2 gene encoding activity-dependent neuroprotector homeobox protein 2 isoform X2 yields MFQIPVENLDNIRKVRKKVKGILVDIGLDSCKELLKDLKGFDPGEKYFHNTSWGDVSLWEPSGKKVRYRTKPYCCGLCKYSTKVLTSFKNHLHRYHEDEIDQELVIPCPNCVFASQPKVVGRHFRMFHAPVRKVQNYTVNILGETKSSRSDVISFTCLKCNFSNTLYYSMKKHVLVAHFHYLINSYFGLRTEEMDEQPKTNDTLSIEKIPPPDKYFCKKCNANASSQDALMYHILTSDIHRDLENKLRSVISEHIKRTGLLKQTHIAPKPAAHLAAPANGSAPSAPAPPPCFHLALPQNSPSPAAGQPVTVAQGAPGSLTHSPPAAGQSHMTLVSSPLPVGQNSLTLQPPAPQPVFLSHGVPLHQSVNPSVLPLSQPVGPVNKSVGTSVLPINQTVRPGVLPLTQPVGPINRPVGPGVLPVSPSVTPGVLQAVSPGVLSVSRAVPSGVLPAGQMTPAGVIPGQTATSGVLPTGQMVQSGVLPVGQTAPSRVLPPGQTAPLRVLPAGQVVPSGLLSPSQTVSSSAVVPVNQGVNSGVLQLSQPVVSGVLPVGQPVRPGVLQLNQTVGTNILPVNQPVRPGASQNTTFLTSGSILRQLIPTGKQVNGIPTYTLAPVSVTLPVPPGGLATVAPPQMPIQLLPSGAAAPMAGSMPGMPSPPVLVNAAQSVFVQAAAPAADTSQVLRQAKQWKTCPVCNELFPSNVYQVHMEVAHKHSESKSGEKLEPEKLAACAPFLKWMREKTVRCLSCKCLVSEEELIHHLLMHGLGCLFCPCTFHDIKGLSEHSRNRHLGKKKLPMDYSNRGFQLDVDANGNLLFPHLDFITILPKEKLGEREVYLAILAGIHSKSLVPVYVKVRPQAEGTPGSTGKRVSTCPFCFGPFVTTEAYELHLKERHHIMPTVHTVLKSPAFKCIHCCGVYTGNMTLAAIAVHLVRCRSAPKDSSSDLQVQPDFIQNSELLLVNGEVIHDSSFSVKRKLPDGHLGAEDQRRGEEQPPILNADAAPGPEKVTSVVPFKRQRNESRTEGPIVKDEALQILALDPKKYEGRSYEEKKQFLKDYFHKKPYPSKKEIELLSSLFWVWKIDVASFFGKRRYICMKAIKNHKPSVLLGFDMSELKNVKHRLNFEYEP; encoded by the exons GACCTTAAAGGCTTTGATCCGGGAGAGAAATACTTTCATAACACATCGTGGGGAGATGTTTCTCTCTGGGAACCTTCTGGAAAGAAAGTg agATACCGAACAAAGCCATACTGTTGTGGCCTCTGTAAATACTCTACAAAGGTGCTTACTTCATTCAAAAATCATTTACATCGTTACCATGAAGATGAAATTGACCAAGAGCTGGTGATCCCTTGCCCAAACTGTGTATTTGCATCTCAGCCCAAAGTTGTGGGAAGGCACTTCAGAATGTTCCATGCGCCTGTCCGGAAAGTTCAGAACTACACAGTGAATATTTTAGGTGAAACTAAATCATCTAGGAGTGATGTGATAAGTTTCACATGTCTAAAATGTAACTTTTCAAACACTTTGTACTACAGCATGAAGAAGCATGTGCTGGTAGCCCATTTTCACTACTTAATTAACTCCTACTTTGGCCTGCGAACTGAGGAAATGGATGAACAACCGAAAACTAACGATACTCTTTCTATAGAGAAGATCCCACCACCTGacaaatatttctgtaaaaagtGCAACGCCAATGCCAGCAGCCAGGATGCATTAATGTATCACATTTTGACATCAGACATACACAGAGATTTGGAGAATAAGCTTAGATCTGTGATTTCAGAACATATTAAGAGGACTGGACTCTTGAAGCAAACGCACATTGCTCCAAAACCAGCGGCACATTTGGCTGCACCAGCAAACGGCAGTGCTCCAAGCGCTCCAGCGCCGCCTCCTTGCTTCCATCTTGCTTTGCCACAGAACAGTCCGAGCCCAGCCGCAGGACAACCAGTGACTGTGGCCCAGGGTGCCCCTGGAAGCCTCACTCATTCCCCGCCTGCTGCTGGCCAATCCCACATGACTCTGGTCTCCAGCCCTCTGCCCGTGGGCCAGAACAGCCTCACCCTGCAGCCCCCAGCACCTCAGCCCGTCTTTCTTTCTCATGGGGTCCCACTTCATCAGTCTGTGAATCCTTCTGTGTTGCCCTTGAGTCAGCCAGTCGGACCTGTCAATAAGTCTGTTGGAACTAGTGTTCTCCCCATAAATCAGACTGTCCGCCCTGGGGTTTTACCCCTCACCCAGCCTGTGGGACCCATAAACAGACCTGTTGGGCCTGGGGTTCTTCCTGTGAGTCCCTCTGTCACCCCCGGGGTCCTGCAGGCTGTCTCGCCAGGGGTGCTTTCTGTGAGTCGGGCAGTCCCGTCTGGAGTCCTTCCTGCAGGCCAGATGACTCCTGCAGGGGTTATCCCTGGGCAAACAGCCACCTCTGGGGTTCTTCCTACTGGCCAGATGGTCCAGTCAGGGGTTCTCCCCGTGGGCCAGACAGCTCCGTCACGGGTTCTTCCCCCTGGCCAGACAGCCCCACTGAGGGTTCTCCCTGCAGGCCAGGTGGTCCCATCTGGGCTGCTTTCTCCCAGCCAGACAGTCTCCTCCTCGGCTGTTGTGCCTGTAAACCAGGGTGTGAATTCTGGGGTTCTGCAGCTTAGTCAGCCTGTTGTGTCGGGAGTTCTTCCTGTGGGCCAGCCAGTGAGGCCTGGGGTCCTGCAACTCAACCAGACTGTGGGCACCAACATTCTGCCTGTGAACCAGCCAGTGAGACCTGGTGCTTCGCAGAACACCACCTTCCTAACATCAGGCTCTATTCTCAGACAGCTCATCCCTACAGGAAAACAAGTGAATGGGATTCCGACCTACACGCTGGCCCCCGTGTCTGTCACTCTGCCGGTTCCCCCCGGAGGCCTTGCGACTGTCGCTCCACCCCAGATGCCCATCCAGCTCCTACCGTCAGGTGCAGCTGCACCGATGGCCGGCTCCATGCCCGGCATGCCGTCTCCTCCAGTGCTGGTGAATGCTGCTCAGAGCGTGTTTGTTCAGGCCGCCGCCCCTGCAGCAGACACAAGCCAGGTGCTCAGACAGGCCAAGCAGTGGAAGACCTGCCCCGTCTGCAATGAGCTCTTTCCGTCCAACGTCTACCAGGTGCACATGGAGGTAGCACATAAGCACAGCGAGTCCAAGTCTGGCGAGAAACTTGAGCCTGAAAAACTGGCAGCGTGCGCACCATTTCTAAAGTGGATGAGGGAGAAAACGGTGCGATGTCTGTCTTGTAAATGCTTGGTCTCTGAGGAGGAGCTTATACACCACTTGCTGATGCATGGTTTGGGGTGCTTGTTCTGTCCATGCACCTTCCATGATATCAAAGGTCTTTCAGAGCACAGCAGGAACAGGCACCTGGGGAAGAAGAAGTTGCCTATGGATTATAGCAACAGAGGTTTTCAATTAGATGTCGATGCCAATGGCAACCTGCTCTTTCCCCACCTTGACTTCATTACCATATTGCCAAAGGAGAAGCTTGGGGAGCGGGAAGTCTACTTGGCAATCCTGGCTGGGATACACTCCAAGTCACTGGTGCCTGTGTACGTGAAGGTGAGGCCTCAGGCTGAGGGCACCCCTGGGAGCACTGGCAAGCGAGTGTCCACCTGCCCCTTTTGCTTTGGCCCCTTTGTGACAACGGAGGCCTACGAGCTGCATTTGAAGGAGAGGCACCACATCATGCCCACAGTCCACACGGTCCTGAAGTCTCCCGCCTTCAAGTGCATCCACTGCTGTGGGGTCTACACTGGAAACATGACCTTGGCTGCCATCGCTGTCCATTTGGTGCGCTGCAGGAGTGCTCCTAAGGACAGCAGCTCAGACCTACAAGTCCAGCCGGATTTTATTCAGAACAGTGAACTGCTTTTAGTCAACGGTGAAGTGATACATGATTCCAGTTTTTCTGTTAAGAGAAAGCTGCCTGATGGCCACTTAGGGGCCGAAGACCAGCGGCGTGGGGAGGAGCAGCCTCCCATCCTGAATGCCGATGCAGCCCCAGGTCCGGAAAAGGTTACAAGTGTTGTGCcttttaaaagacaaaggaaTGAAAGCAGAACAGAGGGACCTATTGTCAAGGATGAGGCTCTTCAGATTTTAGCATTAGATCCTAAAAAATACGAAGGCCGCTCTTACGAAGAAAAGAAGCAGTTTCTTAAAGATTATTTCCATAAGAAACCATATCCTagtaaaaaggaaatagaattgTTATCCTCACTCTTTTGGGTGTGGAAAATTGATGTGGCTTCATTTTTTGGAAAAAGAAGGTATATTTGCATGAAAGCAATAAAAAATCACAAGCCTTCTGTACTTTTAGGCTTTGATATGTCTGAACTTAAAAATGTGAAACATAGATTGAACTTTGAATATGAACCATAA